Proteins from one Salaquimonas pukyongi genomic window:
- a CDS encoding porin has protein sequence MKIKSLLLGSAAAMVAVTGAKAADAIVVEPEPVEYVRVCDMYGAGYFYIPGDANETCIRFGGYVQAEYWVNHDHDDDDVSDHSGRVRTRFQVEAKNETQYGTLSSRIWFINNVSDSDDPHDDFSTSEGFSAADSQWWRATFSLAGFRVGYDATDGTIWNTYGGYGFYTAVNSGAYGFQTAMFIEYNGSFGDNFNYGIGVVDAGASGAPGQPDLMAGMSTSMGSLSLGAAVVYDSSESAWAYRVRGDVDLSSFVPGGGFGAWWRADDNDTDYVKGHQWGVTAKMNLVDNLQLFAGYSSYQSEINEDGAIWTAGVKWDIAPGLWAIVEHTKSLPEVSEASGTTWVRMRRSF, from the coding sequence ATGAAAATCAAGAGCCTACTTCTTGGTTCTGCAGCTGCCATGGTAGCTGTTACCGGCGCCAAGGCAGCCGACGCAATCGTCGTCGAGCCTGAGCCGGTAGAATATGTCCGCGTCTGCGACATGTATGGCGCCGGCTATTTCTACATCCCGGGCGACGCCAACGAAACCTGCATCCGCTTTGGCGGCTATGTGCAGGCTGAATACTGGGTCAACCACGATCACGACGATGATGACGTTTCCGATCACAGTGGTCGTGTCCGCACCCGTTTCCAGGTGGAAGCCAAGAACGAAACCCAGTACGGTACGCTTTCTTCGCGCATCTGGTTCATCAACAATGTGAGCGACTCGGATGACCCGCACGATGACTTCTCCACTTCGGAAGGTTTCAGCGCGGCCGACTCGCAGTGGTGGCGTGCAACGTTCAGCCTGGCCGGTTTCCGCGTTGGTTATGATGCTACGGACGGCACGATCTGGAACACCTATGGCGGCTACGGCTTCTATACGGCTGTGAACTCTGGTGCCTACGGCTTCCAGACCGCCATGTTCATCGAATACAATGGCTCGTTCGGCGACAACTTCAACTACGGTATCGGTGTAGTTGATGCTGGCGCTTCCGGTGCTCCGGGTCAGCCTGACCTGATGGCCGGTATGTCCACTTCCATGGGCAGCCTGTCTCTTGGTGCAGCGGTTGTCTATGACTCTTCCGAGAGCGCCTGGGCTTACCGCGTCCGTGGTGACGTGGATCTGTCGAGCTTCGTTCCCGGCGGCGGCTTTGGTGCCTGGTGGCGTGCAGACGACAACGACACCGACTATGTGAAGGGTCACCAGTGGGGTGTTACCGCCAAGATGAACCTGGTGGACAACCTGCAGCTCTTCGCCGGTTACTCCAGCTATCAGTCTGAAATTAATGAAGATGGCGCAATTTGGACTGCCGGTGTCAAATGGGACATCGCACCCGGCCTGTGGGCAATCGTGGAACACACGAAGAGCCTTCCGGAAGTCTCCGAAGCCTCTGGCACCACATGGGTTCGCATGCGCCGCTCGTTCTAA
- a CDS encoding tetratricopeptide repeat-containing sulfotransferase family protein codes for MISPPQAASMNPMQRMSAMGQIQAALKRDRKNLDALLSAASIHQANREWPQAIGYLQKVLPHRKGDANLLIWLAKLNAEMRDFKQAKLYSGKAVELQPANAPGWQLRGQILENSGDAEGAIKAFERALEITPNDAELVFQIGNCHTYMGNHDTALACYRKTLEMRPTHPLAIYGISNIHRFEPEEVPAYLAQVDAAIAAETKAPPYQIAALYFGAAKALEDAGEHDRAFERYLAANEIGKPANPIPIERNFENNRRTFTRAFLEPRAKWGDSQARPIFIVGMPRSGTTLVESLVAAHSSVAPGGEMPMMDDISGRLGALHLPATEYMNKVMALTRADVTKMAIGYLSGARQIAGAARRFTDKLPHNFMNIGLILLLFPNAKIIHCRRHPADTCMSIFTNGMTPAHNHYKTDLEVLGRYYRHYLELMAYWDGLFADKIHHVYYEDVVSNTELCARGMIEYAGLDWEDGVLAREESQKSVKTLSAWQVRQPVYSSAMGKWRRFERQAGPLIQALGDSIPRYEEALKGLESGE; via the coding sequence ATGATCAGCCCGCCGCAAGCTGCCAGCATGAACCCCATGCAGCGCATGTCCGCTATGGGACAGATACAGGCCGCGCTCAAACGCGACCGGAAAAATCTCGATGCGCTGTTGAGTGCTGCTTCCATTCACCAGGCAAACCGGGAGTGGCCGCAGGCCATCGGCTACCTGCAGAAAGTCCTGCCGCATCGCAAGGGCGACGCGAACCTGCTGATCTGGCTTGCCAAGCTGAACGCTGAGATGCGGGATTTCAAGCAGGCCAAATTGTATTCGGGCAAGGCGGTGGAATTGCAGCCGGCCAATGCGCCCGGCTGGCAGTTGCGCGGACAGATCCTGGAAAACAGCGGCGATGCGGAAGGCGCGATAAAGGCTTTTGAGCGGGCGCTTGAAATCACGCCGAACGATGCGGAACTGGTGTTTCAGATCGGCAATTGCCACACCTATATGGGCAATCACGACACGGCGCTCGCATGTTACCGCAAGACGCTCGAAATGCGGCCGACGCATCCCCTGGCGATTTACGGAATTTCAAACATTCACCGGTTCGAGCCTGAGGAAGTCCCCGCCTATCTGGCGCAGGTGGACGCAGCGATCGCCGCCGAAACCAAGGCTCCCCCCTATCAGATCGCGGCGCTCTATTTCGGGGCGGCCAAGGCGCTGGAAGATGCAGGCGAACACGACAGGGCGTTCGAGCGCTACCTAGCGGCCAATGAAATCGGAAAACCGGCAAACCCGATCCCCATCGAGCGCAACTTCGAGAACAACCGCAGGACATTCACCAGGGCGTTTCTGGAGCCGCGGGCAAAATGGGGCGATTCCCAGGCAAGGCCGATCTTCATCGTCGGCATGCCACGCTCCGGCACCACCCTGGTCGAAAGCCTGGTCGCGGCCCATTCCTCCGTGGCACCGGGCGGCGAGATGCCGATGATGGATGACATTTCCGGCCGGCTTGGCGCCCTGCACCTGCCGGCAACGGAATACATGAACAAGGTGATGGCGCTGACGCGGGCAGATGTCACAAAGATGGCCATCGGCTATCTGTCCGGTGCGCGCCAGATAGCCGGCGCGGCCCGGCGGTTTACCGACAAACTGCCACATAATTTCATGAATATCGGGCTTATCCTGCTGCTTTTTCCCAATGCGAAGATCATTCACTGCAGGCGGCATCCCGCCGATACCTGCATGTCGATCTTCACCAACGGCATGACGCCGGCCCACAACCATTACAAGACGGATCTTGAAGTGCTGGGGCGCTACTACCGGCATTATCTGGAATTGATGGCTTACTGGGACGGCCTGTTTGCGGACAAGATCCACCATGTCTACTACGAGGACGTGGTGAGCAATACCGAACTGTGCGCCCGCGGCATGATCGAATATGCCGGCCTTGACTGGGAAGACGGGGTGCTGGCGCGCGAGGAATCGCAAAAATCGGTCAAAACGCTGTCTGCATGGCAGGTACGCCAGCCCGTCTACAGTTCGGCCATGGGAAAGTGGCGGCGGTTCGAACGCCAGGCCGGCCCGCTGATTCAAGCCCTTGGCGACAGCATCCCGCGATATGAAGAAGCGCTGAAGGGGCTGGAGAGCGGTGAATGA
- a CDS encoding tetratricopeptide repeat-containing sulfotransferase family protein produces the protein MLNVDPAKLSTPQRLQLMRQMEGVLKHDPKNAELWCNIGVLHAADERWEEAQKHYKKALSFRKNDPEILKRTVEAFSKPLELVQARKYARKLLDVAPRDPDAFMIYSDVLLKMGAADKSVDVLERALKFMPGHLTILNQLAESYKSAGKMALADETYERIMEIDPYDAEALYRRCNNHKFTREEAEALEPQLMTSLERQTLPNHKASVLYGAGKVFQDCGEYEKAFEFFQQANELRMAKNSSRAFSEIANARAGFTREFFSSRHGAGFGLETDRPVFILGLPRSGTTLTESICGAHSKITAGDEQSYMGGIAKPLGIQTADQALFVRRLEEITPAKSRELAEHYLEMTKIVAGSTPHFTDKMPHNFVRIGLIKLLFPNAKIIHCMRNPLDNAVSLYSNSMRPFHHQYKADLKTLGLYYIQYRNLMRHWHELFPGAIFDVYYEDLVVNTEFVARKMIGYLGLEWEDGVMEREGSQRSVKTLSAWQVRQPVYTSSSGRWRHYERQLQPLIDVIGDQVAEYDTSLKALAEESGE, from the coding sequence ATGTTGAATGTCGATCCGGCAAAACTGTCCACGCCACAACGGCTGCAATTGATGCGCCAGATGGAAGGCGTGTTGAAACACGACCCCAAAAACGCGGAGCTGTGGTGCAATATCGGCGTGCTTCATGCGGCCGATGAACGCTGGGAAGAAGCCCAGAAACACTACAAAAAGGCGCTCAGTTTCCGCAAGAACGACCCGGAAATTCTCAAGCGTACAGTGGAAGCCTTTTCCAAGCCGCTGGAACTTGTGCAGGCGAGAAAATATGCGCGCAAATTGCTGGATGTCGCACCCAGAGACCCCGATGCATTCATGATCTATTCCGATGTGCTGCTGAAAATGGGGGCGGCCGACAAATCCGTCGATGTGCTGGAACGGGCGCTGAAGTTCATGCCCGGCCATCTGACGATTCTCAATCAGCTCGCCGAAAGCTACAAGAGCGCCGGCAAGATGGCGCTGGCCGATGAAACCTATGAACGCATCATGGAAATCGACCCATATGATGCGGAGGCGCTGTACCGGCGGTGCAACAATCACAAATTCACAAGGGAGGAAGCCGAGGCGCTGGAGCCGCAACTGATGACGTCGCTGGAGCGCCAGACCCTGCCCAACCACAAGGCTTCCGTTTTGTATGGCGCAGGCAAGGTTTTCCAGGATTGCGGGGAATATGAAAAAGCGTTCGAGTTTTTCCAGCAGGCGAACGAATTGCGCATGGCCAAGAACAGCAGCCGTGCCTTCAGTGAAATCGCCAATGCCAGGGCCGGTTTTACCCGTGAATTTTTTTCCAGCCGGCACGGGGCGGGCTTTGGCCTTGAAACCGATCGACCGGTTTTCATTCTGGGATTGCCCCGCTCGGGCACCACGCTGACGGAGAGCATTTGCGGTGCGCATTCGAAAATAACCGCCGGCGATGAACAATCCTATATGGGCGGAATTGCCAAACCGCTCGGCATTCAGACCGCTGACCAGGCATTGTTTGTGCGCCGCCTGGAAGAAATCACCCCCGCCAAAAGCCGGGAACTGGCCGAACATTATCTGGAGATGACCAAGATCGTGGCCGGCTCCACACCGCATTTTACCGACAAGATGCCGCATAATTTCGTTCGCATCGGCCTGATCAAGCTGCTGTTTCCCAACGCCAAGATCATTCATTGCATGCGCAACCCGCTCGACAATGCCGTATCGCTCTATTCCAACTCGATGCGCCCCTTCCACCATCAGTACAAGGCGGATTTGAAAACCCTGGGCCTTTACTACATCCAGTATCGCAATTTGATGCGGCACTGGCATGAGCTGTTCCCGGGCGCCATTTTCGACGTTTATTACGAAGACCTTGTCGTCAACACGGAGTTCGTTGCACGCAAGATGATCGGCTATCTGGGGCTTGAATGGGAAGATGGCGTGATGGAGCGGGAAGGCTCCCAGCGCTCGGTCAAGACGCTTTCGGCCTGGCAGGTGCGCCAGCCGGTCTACACCTCCTCCAGCGGCCGCTGGCGGCACTATGAAAGACAATTGCAGCCGCTGATCGACGTTATCGGCGACCAGGTGGCCGAGTACGACACGTCGCTTAAAGCCCTGGCGGAGGAAAGCGGGGAATGA
- a CDS encoding OmpA family protein, which translates to MCNWKKWIWPGILATVLLTALAMLMRSGAIEQDLQAKALERLSADHDWAQVALDGRDLTLLGVAPSEEAASQALKIAEDAYDVRVATSQTTLLPVADPFTLSATKGEGGNIALSGSVPSEQIRSAIVEAAKAAGSGEVDDQLVLNRGASDGFSDLASFGISQLGGFVTGKASLVNSDLSVEGVAATADDYAAITSALSGTLPGGGKLAASSVVAPAVSPYRLAVETSPEGMVLSGYVPDAASRAALVQAAQAVSDQVTDNLELASGVPDGISWADAGNFAISAASRLLKGTAAFSDTVFSIDGMARDAGARGAIEGDLAGALPAGVSVGSSNIELPLIDPYEWRFENMEGSAPVLSGYQPDEGFGAANLEMVTTALGTAQPVVNNLAVGQGAPAGFADAAAVAIRAASRLHNASAQITGTEVTVSGEAYSLPAAEQVRAMLDTGLPEGFTGNHEIALRDTAGMATLGAEECQALLSSFLKTNSIRFESGKANIQSISFGLLDRLSFALKRCPTATVEIGGHTDADGSQEANLALSENRANSVRSYLVRNGVFIGRLQAKGYGESSPVADNATDEGKAQNRRIEFTVIR; encoded by the coding sequence ATGTGCAACTGGAAGAAATGGATTTGGCCCGGCATTCTGGCGACGGTGCTGTTGACAGCGCTCGCCATGTTGATGCGCTCGGGCGCAATCGAGCAGGATTTGCAGGCAAAGGCCCTGGAGAGACTTTCTGCCGATCATGATTGGGCGCAGGTGGCGCTTGACGGGCGTGATCTGACCCTGCTGGGCGTTGCTCCATCTGAGGAAGCAGCCAGCCAGGCGCTGAAGATCGCCGAAGATGCATACGATGTGAGGGTTGCAACCTCACAGACCACGCTGTTGCCGGTCGCCGATCCGTTCACGCTTTCGGCAACCAAGGGGGAGGGCGGAAACATAGCGCTCTCCGGCAGCGTGCCGAGTGAACAAATCCGCAGCGCCATTGTGGAAGCAGCCAAGGCTGCAGGTTCCGGAGAGGTTGACGATCAACTCGTACTCAACCGCGGCGCATCCGACGGCTTTTCCGATCTTGCCTCTTTTGGCATTTCCCAGCTTGGCGGCTTCGTTACGGGCAAGGCGTCGCTGGTCAATTCCGATCTGTCGGTTGAAGGCGTGGCGGCAACAGCAGATGATTACGCTGCAATCACCAGCGCGCTTTCAGGCACGCTTCCCGGCGGTGGCAAGCTGGCCGCAAGCAGTGTCGTCGCCCCGGCCGTTTCCCCCTATAGGCTTGCCGTTGAAACCTCGCCTGAGGGCATGGTGCTCAGCGGTTATGTACCCGATGCGGCAAGCCGTGCAGCGCTTGTACAGGCCGCACAGGCTGTTTCGGACCAGGTTACCGACAATCTCGAACTTGCCAGCGGTGTGCCGGACGGAATTTCCTGGGCCGATGCCGGCAACTTCGCGATTTCCGCCGCCAGCCGCCTGCTGAAGGGAACCGCGGCGTTCAGCGATACGGTTTTCTCGATTGACGGCATGGCAAGGGATGCCGGAGCCAGGGGCGCAATTGAGGGAGATCTGGCTGGAGCACTGCCTGCAGGCGTATCGGTTGGATCCAGCAATATCGAACTGCCGCTGATCGATCCCTATGAGTGGCGTTTCGAAAACATGGAAGGGTCCGCCCCGGTTCTGTCCGGTTACCAGCCGGATGAGGGATTTGGGGCTGCCAATTTGGAGATGGTCACCACGGCGCTTGGCACAGCACAGCCGGTTGTCAACAACCTTGCCGTGGGCCAGGGTGCGCCGGCGGGGTTTGCAGATGCGGCAGCAGTTGCGATCCGCGCAGCAAGCAGGCTTCACAATGCCAGTGCACAGATAACGGGAACCGAAGTAACCGTTTCCGGTGAAGCCTATTCCCTGCCTGCGGCCGAGCAGGTTCGGGCGATGCTGGACACGGGCCTGCCGGAGGGCTTCACCGGCAATCATGAAATCGCCTTGCGCGATACGGCAGGCATGGCCACACTTGGGGCCGAAGAATGCCAGGCATTGCTCAGCAGCTTCCTGAAGACGAACTCGATCCGTTTTGAATCCGGCAAGGCAAACATTCAGAGCATTTCATTCGGTCTTCTGGATCGCCTGTCCTTTGCGTTGAAGCGCTGTCCCACGGCGACGGTCGAGATCGGCGGCCATACCGATGCCGATGGTTCGCAGGAAGCAAACCTGGCCCTCAGCGAAAATCGCGCCAACTCTGTGCGCTCTTATCTGGTGCGCAACGGCGTATTCATCGGCCGGCTGCAGGCCAAGGGCTATGGAGAATCCAGCCCGGTGGCCGACAACGCAACCGATGAGGGCAAGGCCCAAAACCGCCGTATCGAATTCACCGTCATCCGATAG
- a CDS encoding alpha/beta fold hydrolase has protein sequence MEHWQEFTYSAFDGLKLSGRRYGWHHTDRLPVVCLSGLSRNSRDFHELAVHLSGKADTPRRVLTLDYRGRGRSQYDADWQNYNPATEADDVIHGMVAAGLQHAHVIGTSRGGLICMLLAAMRPGIMQSVVLNDIGPEIAGAGLVRIKKTLEGDQTARDWADAAERLKLAGERDFPKRSLADWERHARMIFRVKEDGSRGLVRDFDPNLNKTLAEIDLDSPLPTMWPQFAGLANHPLMLIRGKNSDLLEEATARKMAEVHPRMEWVEVGDAGHVPDLGEPALAERIAAFFDRNEGH, from the coding sequence ATGGAACACTGGCAGGAATTTACCTATTCGGCATTTGATGGCCTGAAGCTCTCAGGGCGGCGGTATGGCTGGCACCACACAGACAGGCTCCCAGTCGTCTGTCTTAGCGGGCTGTCGCGCAACTCACGCGATTTTCACGAACTCGCCGTTCACCTGTCCGGCAAGGCAGACACGCCGCGGCGCGTGCTGACGCTCGATTATCGCGGACGCGGGCGTTCGCAATACGATGCGGACTGGCAAAACTACAATCCGGCGACCGAAGCCGATGACGTGATTCACGGCATGGTGGCCGCCGGGCTTCAGCACGCCCACGTCATCGGCACCTCGCGCGGCGGACTAATCTGCATGCTGCTTGCGGCCATGCGGCCTGGCATCATGCAATCTGTGGTGCTGAACGATATCGGGCCGGAGATTGCCGGCGCCGGGCTGGTGCGCATCAAGAAGACCCTGGAAGGCGACCAAACGGCAAGAGACTGGGCAGATGCGGCCGAGCGGCTGAAACTGGCCGGTGAGCGCGATTTTCCCAAGCGCAGCCTTGCCGACTGGGAGCGCCATGCACGAATGATCTTCCGCGTAAAGGAAGACGGATCGCGGGGGCTGGTACGCGACTTCGATCCAAACCTGAACAAGACACTTGCCGAAATCGACCTCGATTCGCCTCTGCCCACCATGTGGCCACAGTTTGCCGGACTGGCAAACCATCCGCTGATGCTGATCCGGGGCAAAAACTCCGATTTGCTGGAGGAAGCGACCGCCAGGAAGATGGCGGAAGTCCATCCACGCATGGAGTGGGTAGAGGTTGGCGATGCTGGCCATGTGCCCGATCTGGGAGAACCGGCACTGGCCGAACGCATCGCCGCATTTTTCGACAGGAATGAAGGCCACTGA
- the dapA gene encoding 4-hydroxy-tetrahydrodipicolinate synthase, which yields MFRGSFTALVTPFDSKGEVDEKAFRELIDWQIAEGSNGLVPVGTTGESPTLSHEEHDRAVAICVEAAAKRVPVIAGAGSNNTAESVRLARHAENAGADGVLVVTPYYNKPTQRGLYEHFKTVAEAVSLPVIIYNIPPRSVIDMTPETMGRLAKDFPNIAGVKDATAKLDRVSEQRMTCGKDFIQLSGEDATALGFNAQGGVGAISVTANVAPRMCAEFQQATLAGDYATALEYQDRLMPLHKALFIEPGLAGAKYALSKLGRIANIVRSPLTTVEASTEKAIDAAMAHAGLLN from the coding sequence ATGTTCAGGGGATCGTTTACCGCGCTCGTTACGCCGTTCGACAGCAAGGGTGAGGTGGATGAAAAGGCATTCCGCGAACTGATCGACTGGCAGATTGCCGAGGGCAGCAACGGCCTTGTGCCGGTGGGAACAACCGGTGAGTCGCCGACGCTCAGCCACGAGGAGCATGATCGTGCGGTCGCAATCTGCGTCGAGGCGGCCGCAAAGCGTGTTCCGGTCATTGCAGGTGCCGGTTCCAACAACACTGCTGAATCGGTGCGTCTTGCCAGACATGCCGAAAATGCCGGTGCCGACGGCGTACTGGTGGTTACCCCCTATTACAACAAGCCGACCCAGCGCGGGCTTTACGAACACTTCAAGACCGTTGCCGAGGCGGTCAGCCTACCGGTGATCATCTACAACATTCCGCCGCGCTCGGTGATCGACATGACGCCGGAGACGATGGGAAGACTGGCGAAGGATTTTCCCAACATTGCCGGCGTCAAGGATGCCACCGCGAAGCTTGACCGGGTCAGCGAACAGCGCATGACCTGCGGCAAGGATTTCATCCAGCTTTCGGGTGAAGATGCGACCGCGCTTGGCTTTAACGCACAGGGCGGTGTCGGCGCCATCTCGGTGACGGCCAATGTTGCGCCGCGCATGTGCGCCGAATTCCAGCAGGCAACGCTTGCCGGAGACTATGCAACCGCCCTTGAATATCAGGACCGGCTGATGCCGCTGCACAAGGCGCTGTTTATCGAGCCCGGACTTGCGGGCGCCAAATATGCGCTGTCCAAGCTTGGCAGGATTGCGAACATCGTGCGTTCACCGCTGACCACGGTCGAAGCCTCCACGGAAAAGGCCATCGACGCGGCCATGGCCCATGCCGGCCTGCTGAACTGA
- the smpB gene encoding SsrA-binding protein SmpB → MAKKKKDSANGKLIADNRKARHNYEFVETLEAGLVLTGTEVKSLRNGKANIAESYATEEGGEIWLINSYIPEYLEGNRHNHEPRRKRKLLLNKREMARLSQAVARDGMTIVPNRLYFNERGRAKLQIALAKGRKVHDKRQVSKDRDWKREQGRLLREKG, encoded by the coding sequence ATGGCCAAAAAGAAGAAAGACAGCGCGAACGGCAAGCTGATTGCCGACAATCGCAAGGCGCGCCACAACTACGAGTTCGTGGAGACGCTGGAGGCTGGCCTGGTGCTGACCGGCACAGAGGTCAAGTCCCTGCGCAATGGCAAGGCCAACATCGCCGAAAGCTATGCCACCGAAGAGGGCGGCGAAATCTGGCTGATCAATTCCTACATTCCCGAATATCTGGAGGGCAACCGGCACAATCACGAGCCGCGCCGCAAGCGAAAACTGCTGCTCAACAAGCGTGAAATGGCCAGGCTGTCCCAGGCGGTAGCCCGCGATGGCATGACGATCGTCCCCAACAGGCTCTATTTCAACGAGCGCGGGCGGGCCAAGCTGCAAATCGCGCTCGCCAAGGGCCGCAAGGTTCATGACAAGCGCCAGGTTTCCAAGGACCGCGACTGGAAACGCGAACAGGGCAGACTGCTCAGGGAAAAAGGATAA
- a CDS encoding YdeI/OmpD-associated family protein yields MITEVEDFFDKGCGRCKRFATPDCSARIWADGLKELRRICRSVGLVETVKWGHPCYMAAGRNIALIGAFRGDFRLTFFNAALMKDPEGILERQGENTAHPNMIRLTGAKQVLQCEAAIESCLKEAIGYAEAGILPEREDKTLELPAELVDALDGDPELAGAFCNLTPGRQRSYVINLASAKKPETRIARISKFRDRILAGKGATEY; encoded by the coding sequence TTGATTACCGAGGTAGAAGATTTTTTTGACAAGGGCTGCGGGCGCTGCAAGCGCTTTGCAACGCCGGACTGTTCAGCCCGCATATGGGCTGATGGATTGAAGGAGTTGCGCCGGATTTGCCGTTCGGTTGGCCTTGTGGAGACCGTGAAGTGGGGCCATCCCTGTTACATGGCCGCCGGCCGCAACATCGCCCTTATCGGCGCGTTTCGGGGCGACTTTCGCCTGACTTTCTTCAATGCCGCCCTGATGAAGGATCCAGAAGGCATTCTTGAAAGACAGGGAGAAAACACCGCGCACCCCAACATGATCAGGTTGACCGGCGCAAAGCAGGTATTGCAGTGCGAGGCGGCGATTGAATCCTGTCTGAAGGAAGCGATTGGTTATGCTGAGGCGGGAATTTTGCCCGAACGCGAAGACAAGACGCTGGAACTGCCTGCAGAACTCGTTGATGCGCTCGATGGCGATCCCGAACTCGCCGGGGCTTTCTGCAATCTGACGCCCGGCAGGCAGCGAAGTTATGTGATCAATCTGGCGTCGGCCAAAAAGCCGGAAACACGGATCGCCCGGATTTCAAAATTCCGCGACCGCATTCTCGCCGGCAAGGGCGCCACCGAATATTGA
- a CDS encoding FMN-binding negative transcriptional regulator produces the protein MHPNPVFRKQAQAANISFARSRSFGVLAVNGDGGPLLSHIPFALSEDGAWLEAHLVRSNPILRLLGQAQPAVIAVAGSDAYISPDWYGVDDQVPTWNYVAVHLRGTLKRLPDEELHPILERLSENFEARLAPKKPWTITKMDQDIYQRMLRQIVPIAMDITQIDGTWKLSQNKPEAACLGAADGLAGIDPSVEIGSEMEALVSLMRGAGDSEGAA, from the coding sequence ATGCACCCAAATCCGGTTTTCAGGAAACAGGCACAGGCGGCGAACATTTCTTTTGCCCGCTCTCGCAGTTTCGGCGTGCTGGCGGTTAATGGTGACGGCGGTCCGCTGCTGAGCCATATCCCCTTTGCTCTGTCTGAAGACGGAGCCTGGCTTGAAGCCCATCTGGTGCGCTCCAATCCGATCCTGCGCCTGCTGGGCCAAGCGCAGCCGGCGGTGATCGCCGTGGCCGGCAGCGATGCCTATATCTCACCCGACTGGTATGGCGTCGATGACCAGGTCCCCACCTGGAACTATGTCGCGGTCCACCTGCGCGGCACGCTGAAACGTTTGCCCGATGAGGAACTCCATCCCATCCTCGAGCGTCTGTCGGAGAATTTCGAAGCCCGGCTGGCGCCAAAAAAACCCTGGACCATCACCAAGATGGATCAGGATATCTACCAGCGCATGCTGCGCCAGATCGTACCGATTGCCATGGACATCACGCAGATCGACGGCACCTGGAAACTCTCCCAGAACAAGCCGGAAGCAGCGTGCCTGGGCGCAGCCGACGGGCTTGCCGGCATCGATCCATCGGTTGAAATCGGCAGTGAAATGGAAGCGCTGGTCAGTCTGATGCGCGGGGCAGGGGATAGCGAAGGCGCGGCCTGA
- a CDS encoding uracil-DNA glycosylase has translation MTNTPAKADVCDPPRDCPLCPRLAEFRNHWRLKEPDWHNAPVDTWAAPRDEDVELLIIGLAPGLRGANRTARPFTGDYAGDLLYATLLEYGFAEGAYRAKPDDGMQLKACAITNAVRCVPPENKPVGAEINQCRPFLLATLERFENLKALVTLGKIAHDSTTRALGGRVAAHPFGHAGTTQLAGYRIFSSYHCSRYNTNTGRLTPQMFSAVFADVADFVRR, from the coding sequence ATGACCAACACTCCCGCCAAAGCCGATGTGTGTGACCCGCCCCGTGACTGCCCGCTATGTCCGCGGCTGGCCGAATTTCGCAATCACTGGCGATTGAAAGAGCCGGACTGGCACAATGCTCCGGTCGATACCTGGGCTGCGCCAAGGGATGAAGACGTTGAGCTGCTGATCATCGGACTTGCGCCGGGGCTTCGCGGGGCAAACCGCACCGCGCGGCCGTTTACCGGCGACTATGCCGGTGACCTTCTCTATGCGACGCTGCTGGAATACGGCTTTGCCGAAGGCGCCTACCGTGCCAAACCTGATGACGGCATGCAGTTGAAGGCCTGCGCCATCACCAATGCAGTGCGCTGCGTGCCGCCGGAAAACAAGCCGGTGGGCGCAGAGATCAATCAATGCCGGCCGTTTTTGCTGGCCACGCTTGAAAGATTTGAAAACCTGAAAGCGCTGGTAACCCTCGGCAAGATTGCTCATGACAGCACCACGCGGGCGCTTGGCGGGCGGGTCGCCGCCCATCCCTTCGGCCATGCAGGCACAACGCAGCTTGCCGGTTACCGGATTTTTTCCAGCTACCATTGCTCGCGCTACAACACCAATACCGGCAGGCTTACCCCGCAGATGTTTTCGGCCGTCTTTGCCGATGTGGCGGACTTCGTCAGGCGCTGA